The following proteins are encoded in a genomic region of Candidatus Leptovillus gracilis:
- a CDS encoding ATP-binding protein, translating into MQADLGIEPAAETIFLRDQIRTDTLLPFSTAPGLSVFVSPPPPPATPPPFIAGPPITHPARFFGRERELKRLFNLLRHAPMQNAAIIGPRRSGKTSLLHYLKSIGTAVPGQLRPDQTQAWLPQPQLYRWVFIDFQDTRLGDPQALMHRLLTQMELPAPEKCGLDQFLDIVSDELRAPTVILFDEIGVALQRYPQLDDAFWESLRSLATNQVGGQLAFVLSAAETPDKLANQSGHGSPFFNIFGYVANLGPLKEEEARALIASSPRAFPPADVEWMLAESGGWPMLLQILCRERLLSLTEGETGDDWRADALYQIAPFRREQEPDGPPRVAD; encoded by the coding sequence CTGCAAGCCGACCTGGGCATTGAACCGGCCGCCGAAACTATTTTCCTGCGCGATCAAATCCGCACCGATACTTTGCTCCCCTTCTCCACTGCGCCTGGTCTCTCTGTCTTTGTGTCCCCCCCGCCTCCCCCGGCCACGCCGCCGCCCTTTATTGCCGGGCCGCCCATCACCCACCCGGCGCGCTTTTTTGGCCGCGAACGGGAATTGAAGCGCCTGTTTAACCTGCTGCGCCACGCGCCCATGCAAAACGCGGCCATCATCGGGCCGCGCCGCAGCGGCAAAACCTCCCTGCTCCATTACTTGAAGAGCATCGGCACGGCCGTTCCCGGCCAACTTCGCCCCGACCAGACCCAGGCCTGGCTGCCCCAGCCCCAACTCTACCGCTGGGTCTTCATAGATTTTCAGGACACTCGCCTCGGCGATCCTCAGGCCCTCATGCACCGCTTGCTCACCCAAATGGAGCTGCCCGCGCCGGAAAAATGCGGTCTGGACCAATTTTTAGATATCGTGAGCGATGAACTGCGCGCCCCTACCGTCATCTTGTTCGACGAGATTGGCGTCGCTTTGCAGCGCTATCCGCAGCTAGATGATGCCTTTTGGGAAAGCCTGCGTTCCCTGGCGACCAATCAGGTTGGCGGCCAATTGGCTTTTGTGCTGTCCGCCGCTGAAACGCCGGACAAACTGGCAAACCAAAGCGGCCACGGCTCCCCATTCTTTAACATTTTTGGCTACGTCGCCAACCTCGGCCCGCTCAAGGAAGAGGAAGCCCGCGCCCTTATTGCCAGTTCGCCCCGCGCCTTCCCACCCGCCGACGTGGAGTGGATGCTGGCCGAAAGCGGCGGCTGGCCCATGCTGCTGCAAATTCTCTGCCGCGAGCGCCTGCTCTCCCTGACCGAAGGTGAAACAGGCGACGATTGGCGCGCCGATGCCCTGTACCAAATTGCCCCGTTTCGCCGCGAGCAAGAGCCAGACGGCCCTCCCAGAGTGGCCGATTGA
- a CDS encoding ATP-binding protein — MNMKARFAYSDEPALSGGLLPGSWRLLFWLFFHPAAWRAHIAAIDPHLSPDFCMAELSRAQWRRPAFWRLMVMLFLAWPFLLMLLVAASLWLLGLPTQSIALGVIVGVGVALLASLAASLVGSLVIGTAVGLGTGVVTGIAAGLVLGEAANPLTAVPNFSLDLVLGTVIGLSSGLSGGLAYGVTMGVTGRLRDLAPAYSLPRQISGVIVGVFVGMAGGFIVGGLTESWLTGLALGLPFALAIGWRTRSWRRGLVWGALLSLAVALVAGLALSPAEAGLWGAALIVLRLGATMLALFALPYVLAERIAGPWAGALAGVLGSGSGLFLLASSTQAYGPIVLFTLAGILLGLTLGWWRPVVGYPFIAGWNMLLLRLDERRLPQGRPSLIRWHSAFWDELQRLPLSGLDTHILLLRQYDPAEGTAVMEFLGHGRQRWAAQAVQIETDARQLAACQDIQSIGAVYQTLAAGELSGPASALLRSFSRISRDVAAALNQESAYNQRLALNAVEDRLDGLLRELTRSSERYADRFRPIAAAWRAVVAGTHQQLVAEAELRQEIDSPYIIGVPLTERQAIFVGRADVSARIEQLLLDRRQPPLLLYGQRRVGKTSLLNNLGRLLPSTIIPLFVDLQGPATRASDEAGFLYNLARALVRSAGQRDLALPPLTRDDLAVDPFSQFEEWLDAVELALGDSLALLMLDEFEVLADALERRRFDEVTVMGMVRHLIQHRSRFKVLLSGSHTLDEFQRWAGYLINVQVVHIGYLSPAETRQLVTQPVSDFALRYEAAAQERVIALTRGHPFLVQLLCAEIVALKNEQPPEMRRLARVADVETAVSEALQHGSFFFADIEQNQVDVVGREVLRLMATSGEGEVTPRQKLVAYVPSLMALEESLVYLQRRELIEAVGDGYCFQVELVRRWFAARP; from the coding sequence TTGAATATGAAGGCGCGCTTCGCCTATTCCGATGAGCCGGCGCTGTCGGGCGGGTTGCTGCCGGGTAGTTGGCGGCTGCTGTTCTGGCTGTTTTTTCACCCGGCCGCCTGGCGCGCCCACATCGCCGCTATTGATCCGCATCTGTCGCCCGATTTTTGTATGGCTGAACTGAGCCGCGCTCAATGGCGGCGGCCCGCTTTTTGGCGGCTGATGGTGATGCTGTTTCTGGCCTGGCCTTTTTTGCTGATGCTGCTGGTGGCTGCCAGCCTGTGGCTGTTGGGGCTGCCGACGCAGAGCATTGCTCTGGGCGTGATTGTTGGCGTGGGGGTGGCGCTGCTGGCCAGTCTGGCCGCCAGTCTGGTGGGCAGCCTGGTCATCGGCACGGCCGTTGGCCTGGGAACCGGCGTGGTGACGGGTATCGCCGCCGGTCTAGTTTTGGGCGAGGCGGCTAATCCATTGACGGCCGTGCCCAACTTCTCCCTCGATCTGGTGCTGGGTACGGTGATTGGCCTGTCCAGCGGGCTGTCTGGCGGCCTGGCCTATGGCGTAACGATGGGCGTTACCGGCCGTTTACGCGATCTTGCCCCCGCTTACTCCTTGCCGCGCCAGATTAGCGGCGTCATCGTGGGCGTTTTTGTGGGGATGGCCGGCGGTTTTATCGTGGGTGGCCTGACGGAATCATGGCTGACCGGGTTGGCCCTGGGGCTGCCCTTTGCCCTGGCAATTGGCTGGCGTACCCGTAGTTGGCGGCGTGGATTGGTGTGGGGCGCGCTGCTCAGTCTGGCCGTCGCTCTGGTCGCCGGGCTGGCACTGTCGCCGGCCGAAGCCGGGCTTTGGGGGGCGGCGCTAATCGTGCTGCGCCTGGGGGCGACGATGTTGGCGTTGTTTGCCCTGCCCTATGTGCTGGCCGAGCGCATCGCCGGTCCCTGGGCTGGGGCGTTGGCCGGGGTCTTGGGCAGCGGCAGCGGCCTGTTTTTGCTGGCTTCGTCTACCCAGGCGTATGGTCCCATTGTGTTGTTTACGCTGGCCGGCATTTTATTGGGGCTGACGCTCGGTTGGTGGCGGCCGGTGGTGGGTTATCCTTTTATCGCCGGGTGGAATATGCTGCTGCTGCGCCTGGATGAGCGCCGTTTGCCCCAGGGACGGCCGTCGCTCATTCGCTGGCATTCGGCGTTTTGGGATGAGTTGCAGCGGCTGCCGCTGTCTGGCCTGGATACGCACATTTTGCTGCTGCGGCAGTATGACCCGGCCGAGGGCACGGCCGTAATGGAGTTTCTCGGTCATGGCCGGCAGCGTTGGGCCGCCCAGGCGGTGCAGATCGAGACCGACGCTCGCCAGTTGGCCGCGTGCCAGGACATTCAGTCCATTGGCGCGGTATACCAGACTCTGGCTGCCGGCGAGCTTTCTGGCCCGGCCAGCGCCCTGCTGCGCAGCTTCAGCCGCATCAGCCGCGACGTCGCCGCCGCGCTGAACCAGGAGAGCGCCTACAACCAACGGCTGGCCCTCAATGCCGTCGAAGACCGGTTGGATGGCCTGCTGCGTGAACTAACCCGCAGCAGCGAGCGCTACGCCGACCGTTTTCGCCCCATCGCCGCCGCCTGGCGTGCAGTGGTCGCCGGGACCCATCAACAATTGGTGGCCGAGGCCGAGCTGCGCCAGGAAATTGACAGCCCTTACATCATTGGCGTGCCGCTGACAGAGCGGCAGGCCATTTTTGTTGGCCGCGCTGATGTCAGCGCCCGCATTGAGCAGCTTTTGTTGGACCGGCGGCAGCCGCCGCTGCTGCTCTACGGCCAGCGGCGGGTGGGCAAAACCTCGCTGCTGAACAACCTGGGCCGCCTGCTGCCCAGCACCATCATCCCCCTGTTTGTGGATTTGCAAGGGCCGGCCACCAGAGCCAGCGACGAGGCCGGTTTTTTGTATAACCTGGCCCGCGCTCTGGTCCGCTCGGCCGGGCAGCGCGACCTGGCGCTGCCACCCCTAACCCGCGATGATCTGGCGGTTGACCCGTTTTCGCAGTTTGAGGAATGGCTGGACGCAGTGGAGTTGGCATTGGGTGACAGCCTGGCCCTGCTGATGCTGGACGAGTTCGAGGTGTTGGCCGATGCGTTGGAGCGCAGGCGTTTTGACGAAGTAACCGTCATGGGCATGGTGCGCCATCTGATCCAACATCGCAGCCGTTTTAAGGTGCTGCTTTCCGGCTCACATACGTTGGATGAGTTTCAGCGTTGGGCGGGTTATCTCATCAATGTCCAGGTAGTCCATATCGGCTACCTGAGTCCGGCGGAGACGCGCCAGTTGGTGACCCAGCCGGTGAGTGATTTTGCCTTACGCTACGAAGCGGCGGCGCAAGAGCGGGTGATCGCCCTGACCAGAGGACATCCGTTTCTGGTGCAGTTGTTGTGCGCGGAGATTGTGGCGCTGAAGAATGAGCAGCCACCGGAGATGCGCCGGTTGGCGCGGGTGGCGGATGTGGAAACGGCCGTATCCGAAGCGTTGCAGCATGGCAGCTTCTTCTTTGCCGACATCGAACAAAACCAGGTGGATGTGGTGGGGCGGGAGGTGCTGCGCCTGATGGCGACCTCTGGCGAGGGTGAGGTCACGCCGCGACAAAAGCTGGTGGCCTATGTGCCCAGCCTGATGGCCCTGGAAGAATCACTTGTCTATTTGCAGCGGCGTGAACTCATCGAAGCTGTCGGGGATGGTTACTGCTTCCAGGTTGAACTGGTGCGGCGCTGGTTTGCGGCACGGCCGTAA